In Desulfobacterales bacterium, the following are encoded in one genomic region:
- a CDS encoding SoxR reducing system RseC family protein, translating to MATEHGVVLRTNSEAAWVKTTRSSACQGCTARNSCNTLSNSQEVEVKALNLAGARAGDRIVLSFETKSLLKATFLIYVFPIIVLVAGALVGQMLAPLISANPSAVSVLIGFSGFFAALLIMKTRANKMAAKNAYQPKITKILQNHKP from the coding sequence ATGGCTACTGAACACGGCGTTGTCCTTCGAACCAATTCTGAAGCTGCCTGGGTCAAAACGACACGCAGCAGTGCCTGCCAGGGATGCACGGCAAGAAATTCGTGTAATACCCTCAGCAACAGTCAGGAAGTGGAAGTCAAAGCATTGAACCTTGCCGGGGCCAGGGCAGGGGATCGAATTGTCTTAAGTTTTGAAACCAAATCATTGTTAAAAGCCACCTTTTTAATCTATGTGTTCCCCATCATTGTCTTGGTTGCCGGCGCCCTCGTTGGGCAGATGCTGGCTCCTCTTATCAGCGCTAATCCATCAGCCGTATCTGTTTTGATCGGGTTTTCCGGTTTTTTTGCCGCGCTGTTGATTATGAAAACGAGGGCCAACAAAATGGCTGCCAAGAATGCATACCAGCCGAAAATTACAAAAATTTTACAAAACCATAAACCCTAG
- a CDS encoding ATP-dependent Clp protease adaptor ClpS: MYKVLLHNDDYTTKAFVVEILIVVFNKSIDEATRLMWQVHRSGVGVCGVYPYELAETKINLVTKIAQENGFPLKTSMEQE; this comes from the coding sequence ATGTACAAGGTACTGCTTCACAATGATGATTACACAACAAAAGCCTTCGTTGTAGAGATATTGATTGTAGTCTTTAACAAGTCCATCGACGAGGCAACCCGTCTAATGTGGCAGGTGCACCGCAGCGGTGTTGGCGTATGCGGGGTCTATCCTTACGAATTGGCAGAAACCAAAATAAATCTTGTAACCAAAATCGCCCAGGAAAACGGTTTCCCCCTCAAGACGAGCATGGAACAGGAATAA
- a CDS encoding HU family DNA-binding protein, whose product MTKAELIDKMAKDAKVSKVAAGKVLDSFMANVTKALKKKNGKVTLVGFGTFQKTRQKARKGRNPQTGAPIKIKAKNVVKFKAGKGLKAAI is encoded by the coding sequence ATGACAAAGGCAGAATTGATTGACAAAATGGCAAAGGACGCTAAGGTATCAAAGGTTGCCGCCGGCAAGGTGCTTGATTCTTTCATGGCCAATGTGACCAAAGCATTGAAGAAAAAGAACGGAAAAGTGACCCTAGTTGGTTTTGGAACTTTTCAGAAAACACGTCAGAAAGCTCGCAAAGGCCGCAACCCGCAGACGGGTGCTCCGATTAAAATCAAGGCCAAAAACGTCGTCAAATTCAAAGCCGGCAAAGGTTTAAAGGCTGCCATCTAA
- a CDS encoding PilZ domain-containing protein, giving the protein MNQKVYVTSKQMATFSCPQCTRTRTVDVSKYATLDKMVKVNVKCPCGNAYKAILEKRKQYRKETNLPGTYIHFIDGQPQNRGLMTIEDISTSGVKIKLNVKQNFALGDQMKIEFHLDDVQRTLIKKTVIIRNQRDQHIGAEFAPFETVDKALGFYLFS; this is encoded by the coding sequence ATGAACCAGAAAGTTTATGTAACCAGCAAACAGATGGCAACGTTTTCCTGTCCGCAATGCACACGGACGAGAACCGTAGACGTTTCCAAATATGCGACCCTTGATAAGATGGTCAAGGTAAATGTCAAATGTCCGTGCGGGAATGCATACAAAGCCATCTTGGAAAAAAGAAAGCAGTATCGCAAGGAGACTAACCTGCCGGGGACCTACATCCATTTTATCGACGGCCAGCCCCAGAACCGCGGACTGATGACCATTGAAGATATCTCTACATCCGGGGTGAAAATTAAATTGAACGTAAAACAAAACTTTGCCCTCGGTGATCAGATGAAAATTGAATTTCATCTAGACGACGTCCAGCGCACATTGATCAAAAAGACCGTCATTATCAGAAATCAGCGCGACCAGCATATCGGCGCCGAATTTGCGCCTTTTGAAACCGTTGATAAGGCTTTGGGGTTCTACCTTTTCAGCTAA
- a CDS encoding DNA-3-methyladenine glycosylase I, producing the protein MKKRCPWAGNDPIYVKYHDSEWGVPLHNDRQLFEFLLLDGFQAGLSWITILKKRANYRKAFDHFDARKIATYNTRKVKQLLSNKGIIRNKLKIEAAVQNAKSFLMIQDEFGSFNDYIWQFTGGKTIRNTWKTLDQIPAWTEESVSMSKDLKIRGFKFVGPTICYAFMQAAGMVNDHLVGCFRYHEC; encoded by the coding sequence ATGAAAAAGAGATGCCCATGGGCCGGTAACGACCCCATCTACGTAAAGTACCATGATAGTGAATGGGGTGTTCCGCTGCACAATGACCGTCAATTGTTTGAGTTCCTTTTATTGGATGGCTTTCAGGCTGGGCTAAGCTGGATTACGATTCTAAAAAAGCGAGCCAACTATCGGAAGGCCTTTGATCATTTCGATGCTCGCAAAATAGCCACCTACAATACGCGTAAAGTCAAACAATTGCTTTCCAATAAGGGAATTATTCGAAATAAGCTCAAAATTGAAGCGGCGGTTCAAAATGCAAAGTCGTTTCTGATGATCCAGGATGAATTTGGCAGTTTCAATGATTATATCTGGCAATTCACAGGCGGTAAAACCATTAGAAACACCTGGAAGACGCTGGACCAAATTCCCGCCTGGACCGAAGAATCCGTATCGATGAGCAAAGATTTAAAAATAAGAGGATTTAAATTTGTGGGGCCCACTATCTGTTATGCGTTTATGCAGGCAGCCGGTATGGTTAATGATCATCTGGTTGGATGCTTTAGATACCATGAGTGTTAA
- a CDS encoding glycosyltransferase family 4 protein: MAYCSACGRHHNVGFISTRFAGTDGVSLETAKWASVFEKVGFTCFYFAGEIDRPPEVSYLVKEAHFKHPDIKDVYRNCFGASVRGRFVTRKIYEIKQHLKDHLYKFIEKFELDMLVPENALTIPMNIPLGIALTEVISETGIPTIAHHHDFFWERQHFMTNACWEYLNMAFPPHLPSIQHVVINSSADNQLSLRTGISATIIPNVMDFDNPPPNSGNFESCALDNNDNTAKSNGYTADVRQSLGVADDELLILQPTRVVKRKGIEHAIELVHRLGMKAKLVISHASGDEGYDYERRVREYSKLLKVDTYFVANIINEQRGKTKNGRKIYTLQDIYPHSNLVTYPSNFEGFGNAFLEAVYFCRPIVVNTYSIYTIDIKPKGFSVIEIDGYVTDEAVRKTKKVLTNPELRKKMVTHNYETAKQYYSYKVLGKKLGNLIADCTACPQLLGRM, translated from the coding sequence ATGGCATACTGTTCAGCGTGCGGCAGGCATCATAACGTTGGTTTTATCTCCACCCGTTTTGCAGGGACAGACGGTGTTTCGTTGGAGACCGCAAAATGGGCCAGCGTATTCGAAAAAGTTGGATTTACCTGCTTTTATTTTGCCGGCGAAATTGACCGGCCACCCGAGGTTTCTTATCTTGTCAAAGAAGCTCATTTCAAGCATCCGGACATCAAAGATGTATATCGCAATTGTTTCGGTGCTAGTGTGCGCGGTCGTTTCGTGACCCGCAAAATCTATGAAATCAAGCAGCATCTCAAGGATCACCTTTACAAGTTCATTGAGAAATTTGAACTTGATATGCTGGTTCCCGAAAATGCCTTAACCATTCCGATGAATATTCCACTGGGAATCGCATTGACTGAAGTCATCTCTGAGACCGGCATCCCCACGATTGCGCATCACCATGATTTTTTCTGGGAGAGACAGCATTTCATGACAAATGCATGTTGGGAATATCTGAATATGGCATTTCCACCGCATTTGCCTTCAATCCAGCATGTGGTGATCAACTCATCAGCCGATAATCAATTGAGTTTGCGAACCGGTATTTCAGCGACCATAATCCCAAATGTGATGGATTTTGACAATCCGCCACCGAATTCCGGTAATTTTGAATCATGTGCATTGGATAACAATGACAATACTGCCAAAAGCAATGGGTATACAGCAGATGTTCGACAGAGCCTGGGGGTTGCCGATGATGAGCTGCTGATCCTGCAGCCCACACGGGTTGTTAAACGCAAAGGCATCGAGCACGCGATCGAGCTGGTTCACCGCCTGGGTATGAAGGCCAAACTGGTAATTTCACATGCGTCAGGCGATGAAGGCTATGATTATGAACGCCGCGTCAGAGAATATTCTAAATTGCTAAAAGTGGACACTTATTTTGTGGCCAACATCATCAATGAGCAAAGAGGTAAAACCAAAAACGGTCGCAAGATTTATACCCTGCAGGATATCTATCCCCATTCCAATCTGGTGACCTATCCGTCCAATTTTGAAGGCTTTGGCAATGCATTTCTTGAAGCCGTTTATTTTTGCCGCCCGATTGTTGTCAACACGTATTCGATTTACACAATCGATATCAAACCCAAAGGCTTTTCGGTTATCGAAATAGATGGCTACGTCACCGACGAAGCGGTGCGTAAAACCAAGAAAGTGTTAACCAATCCTGAACTGCGTAAAAAAATGGTGACTCACAATTATGAAACGGCCAAACAGTATTACTCCTATAAAGTTTTGGGGAAAAAACTGGGGAACCTTATTGCAGACTGCACTGCTTGTCCGCAACTGTTGGGCCGGATGTAA
- a CDS encoding ferritin family protein, producing the protein MEFENLEAIVDFAIQKEREAAEFYQKISDDEEDFSGSKQMFAEFAAEEQKHEKILQEFKTEGISKSLQEYQLKWITDIKRSNYLVDLDYEKGMPYNEILLLAMKREEKALKLYNDFLAQADTEESKKLFKILCQEEAKHKLALETMYDDYMAAMGD; encoded by the coding sequence ATGGAATTTGAGAATTTGGAAGCGATCGTTGATTTTGCCATTCAAAAGGAGCGGGAAGCGGCAGAATTTTATCAAAAAATAAGTGATGATGAGGAAGATTTCTCGGGATCAAAACAGATGTTTGCCGAATTTGCCGCCGAAGAACAAAAACATGAAAAAATATTACAGGAGTTTAAAACCGAAGGCATATCTAAAAGTTTGCAGGAGTATCAATTAAAATGGATTACCGATATTAAGCGCAGCAATTACCTGGTGGATTTAGATTATGAAAAAGGTATGCCTTACAACGAAATCCTTTTGCTGGCGATGAAAAGGGAAGAAAAAGCCCTGAAATTGTACAATGATTTCCTGGCACAGGCCGATACGGAAGAAAGCAAAAAACTGTTTAAAATTCTTTGCCAGGAAGAAGCCAAACACAAGCTGGCACTGGAAACCATGTACGATGACTATATGGCCGCAATGGGCGACTAG
- a CDS encoding glycine cleavage system protein H, whose product MAEKKKKTQRSQVGFGSTYQKAQAGSGNEQKGVESVLGGQVWLVKPDKKAKAANPCLWMQAGVVKFKNCDNYYDCTSCKYDHAMDSKVAKGKQISWQDAMKRRPDLDRVCRHSLTNRIEKRMCAYDYECAKCDFDQYFEDIWTTKATAIPGEVQQIKGFDVPVGYYFHNGHAWARIESGGYIRVGLDDFALKMLGQADALDLPLIGKELDQSKVGWGLKRKDNLADVLSPVDGVIMEVNSKVRENPKLANHEPYGDGWLFMVRTPDVKGTMKKLMVDQDSLSWMNTEVSELEGMIEEVAGPLAADGGYLADDIYGNLPDLGWKNLTNKFLRT is encoded by the coding sequence ATGGCTGAAAAAAAGAAAAAAACGCAGAGAAGTCAAGTGGGATTCGGATCGACTTACCAAAAAGCGCAAGCGGGCAGCGGAAATGAGCAGAAGGGAGTTGAATCTGTTCTCGGCGGCCAGGTATGGCTAGTCAAACCAGACAAAAAAGCCAAGGCTGCAAATCCTTGTCTATGGATGCAAGCCGGTGTCGTAAAATTCAAAAACTGTGACAATTATTATGATTGTACCAGTTGTAAATACGATCATGCCATGGACAGCAAAGTTGCCAAGGGCAAGCAAATCAGCTGGCAGGATGCCATGAAAAGACGACCGGACCTGGATCGGGTGTGTCGTCACAGTCTTACCAATCGCATTGAAAAGCGAATGTGCGCCTACGACTATGAATGCGCCAAATGTGACTTTGACCAATACTTTGAAGATATCTGGACCACCAAAGCCACAGCGATCCCCGGCGAGGTGCAACAGATAAAAGGTTTTGATGTCCCCGTGGGGTATTATTTCCACAATGGACATGCATGGGCCCGTATTGAAAGCGGCGGCTATATCCGCGTGGGTCTGGATGATTTTGCCCTCAAGATGCTCGGGCAAGCAGATGCGCTTGATCTGCCGTTGATCGGCAAAGAATTGGACCAGAGTAAAGTGGGCTGGGGGTTAAAGCGCAAGGATAACTTGGCAGACGTACTTTCTCCAGTCGATGGGGTCATCATGGAGGTCAATTCAAAGGTCAGGGAAAATCCCAAACTGGCCAATCATGAGCCTTATGGTGATGGATGGCTTTTTATGGTTCGTACACCGGATGTCAAGGGCACCATGAAAAAATTGATGGTCGACCAGGACAGCCTGAGCTGGATGAACACCGAAGTGAGTGAATTGGAAGGCATGATTGAAGAGGTGGCGGGTCCTCTGGCGGCCGACGGCGGTTATCTGGCGGATGATATTTACGGTAACCTGCCGGATCTGGGCTGGAAGAATTTGACAAATAAATTCTTACGCACTTAG
- a CDS encoding glycine cleavage system protein H, whose amino-acid sequence MVSTRMEAIQSASHAPCIWMQAGVVPHKFCHIEYQCAACAYDRAMRRTAAENQQLREKGKIPKGKRGRIVFWKDKLRELPAWKQPCLHHMIGHIEFRACTHDYQCGNCEFDQYFNDQFAVHAVVQPVDVLDIKGFKLPHGFYLHPGHTWVKIEEGATVRVGLDDFALRLLGPLDRIEAPLMGKQLEQGRGDISLQREGNDAKLLSPVSGVVTDINPALRERGSRGTEDPYSESWILRLHCANLRQDLKNLMIGNQASQYIDEEVNRLYEVIEETTGPLATDGGYLGDNILGHLPELGWQNLTRLFLRS is encoded by the coding sequence ATGGTCTCCACCCGAATGGAAGCGATACAGTCAGCAAGCCATGCCCCCTGTATCTGGATGCAGGCGGGGGTGGTACCCCATAAGTTTTGCCACATTGAATATCAGTGTGCCGCCTGTGCTTATGACCGGGCCATGCGCCGCACGGCTGCCGAAAACCAGCAGCTCAGGGAAAAAGGCAAGATTCCGAAAGGCAAACGCGGCCGGATTGTTTTCTGGAAGGATAAATTACGGGAGCTGCCCGCCTGGAAACAACCCTGTCTGCACCACATGATCGGCCATATTGAATTTCGGGCGTGCACCCATGATTATCAGTGCGGCAACTGCGAGTTCGATCAATATTTCAATGATCAGTTTGCCGTTCACGCCGTGGTTCAGCCGGTGGATGTCTTAGACATCAAGGGATTTAAGCTTCCACATGGATTTTACCTGCATCCGGGGCACACCTGGGTAAAAATCGAGGAAGGCGCGACGGTGCGTGTTGGGCTGGACGACTTTGCCCTGCGCCTGCTGGGACCGCTGGATCGAATTGAAGCCCCTTTGATGGGCAAACAGCTGGAACAGGGTCGAGGGGACATTTCTTTGCAGCGCGAAGGAAATGACGCCAAGCTGCTTTCACCGGTCAGCGGGGTGGTCACCGATATCAACCCGGCCCTGCGAGAACGCGGCAGCCGGGGCACTGAAGATCCTTACAGCGAGAGTTGGATTTTGCGACTACACTGTGCCAACCTGCGGCAGGATCTCAAGAATTTGATGATCGGTAATCAGGCCAGCCAATATATTGATGAAGAAGTCAACCGTCTATACGAAGTCATTGAGGAAACCACCGGCCCGTTGGCCACAGACGGCGGTTACCTGGGTGATAATATCTTGGGTCATCTGCCGGAGTTGGGTTGGCAAAATTTGACCCGCTTGTTTTTAAGATCTTAA
- a CDS encoding archaemetzincin, with product MTPLSPNTIVISPIGDFSPELLDRISAEIQRIYAFSTDVRSLLTDIEFAYHPNRKQYHSTPIIEELARNTPQGAIKVLALVQVDLFIPILTHVYGEAQLGGKACVVSTMRLNDGHRSLNTREPYLSRILKEAIHELGHTFKLRHCREHTCLMHYCRNEGDVDRKSDQLCRYCKVLLEDDIKRLVK from the coding sequence TTGACGCCGCTATCCCCAAATACAATCGTCATTTCACCCATCGGAGATTTTTCACCCGAGTTGTTGGATCGCATCAGTGCCGAAATCCAGCGCATCTATGCCTTCTCAACAGACGTCCGGTCTCTGTTGACGGATATCGAATTTGCCTATCATCCGAATCGCAAGCAGTATCATTCCACCCCGATCATAGAAGAACTGGCCCGCAATACCCCGCAAGGCGCCATCAAAGTACTGGCGCTGGTTCAGGTGGATCTCTTTATCCCGATTCTAACCCACGTCTATGGTGAGGCCCAACTGGGCGGTAAAGCCTGCGTGGTGTCCACCATGCGTCTCAATGACGGGCACCGCTCCCTCAACACGCGAGAACCGTATTTGAGCCGCATTCTCAAAGAGGCCATTCACGAACTGGGTCATACGTTCAAATTGCGCCACTGTCGGGAGCATACCTGCTTGATGCATTACTGCCGCAATGAGGGCGATGTCGACCGTAAGTCAGACCAGCTGTGTCGCTATTGCAAGGTCTTGCTCGAGGACGATATAAAAAGGCTGGTGAAATAA
- a CDS encoding sigma-54 dependent transcriptional regulator, which yields MSSIKILIVDDELIMRESLAGWLERDGHVVQTAASGEEALEKINETHFNILLVDIKMEGISGLDVLRKVKESDPDAEVVMITAYGSIPSAIEAMKDGAFDYMLKPFDPNELGVLIEKIIQHQEQARENIYLKEQYKDRTRFESMIGQSKPMQEIFDLICDVAPMDSTVLITGETGTGKGLAAKAIHTNSSRRNGPFVTVNCGAIPEHLMESELFGHQKGAFTDAKETKKGRLELAHGGTLFLDEIGEISMRMQIDLLRVLEDRVFYRVGGTQPIEADFRVIAATNRDLEAAIKSGDFREDLFYRLNVISFKMPSLSQRKEDIPLLAEHFLYRFSQETNKPIDNISREAMDEMMIYDWPGNIRELENAIERAVVVGRQREILPENLPIFCHEPAPVIKAHSLKDIEKNHIERVLTENQWNIARSAKILGIDRSTLYSKIKRYNIEKIT from the coding sequence GTGAGTAGCATTAAGATCCTGATTGTCGATGACGAGCTCATCATGCGTGAATCTCTGGCTGGCTGGCTGGAACGCGACGGCCATGTCGTCCAGACCGCTGCCAGCGGCGAAGAAGCCCTCGAGAAAATAAATGAGACCCATTTTAACATTCTGCTAGTGGATATCAAAATGGAGGGCATCAGCGGTCTGGATGTGCTGCGTAAGGTCAAAGAAAGCGACCCGGATGCCGAAGTGGTCATGATCACAGCGTATGGCTCCATTCCCTCGGCAATCGAGGCCATGAAAGACGGCGCCTTTGACTATATGCTCAAGCCGTTTGATCCCAACGAACTGGGTGTACTGATTGAAAAGATCATCCAGCACCAGGAACAGGCGCGTGAAAACATTTACTTAAAAGAGCAATATAAAGATCGGACCCGTTTTGAAAGCATGATCGGCCAATCCAAACCGATGCAGGAGATTTTTGATCTCATTTGCGATGTGGCCCCCATGGATTCAACCGTCCTGATTACGGGTGAAACCGGCACTGGTAAAGGGCTGGCGGCCAAGGCCATTCACACCAACAGCTCACGCCGCAACGGCCCGTTTGTAACGGTCAATTGCGGTGCCATCCCAGAGCATCTGATGGAAAGCGAGCTGTTTGGGCATCAAAAAGGCGCTTTCACCGATGCCAAAGAGACCAAAAAAGGCCGACTGGAATTGGCTCACGGCGGCACTCTGTTCTTAGACGAAATCGGTGAAATCAGTATGCGAATGCAAATCGATCTTTTGCGGGTACTGGAAGATCGGGTATTTTATCGGGTGGGAGGCACCCAGCCCATTGAGGCTGATTTCAGGGTGATTGCCGCTACAAATCGAGATCTGGAAGCGGCCATCAAATCAGGGGATTTTCGGGAGGATTTGTTTTACCGCTTAAATGTCATCTCGTTTAAAATGCCATCTTTAAGTCAACGCAAAGAAGACATTCCGCTTCTGGCGGAGCATTTTCTGTATCGCTTTTCCCAGGAAACCAATAAGCCCATCGATAACATCAGCCGCGAAGCCATGGATGAAATGATGATTTATGATTGGCCGGGAAATATTCGAGAACTGGAGAATGCCATTGAACGCGCCGTCGTGGTTGGCCGGCAGCGCGAAATTTTGCCCGAAAATTTACCCATTTTCTGCCATGAACCGGCACCGGTAATAAAAGCGCACTCACTCAAGGATATTGAAAAAAATCACATCGAACGCGTGCTCACCGAAAATCAATGGAACATCGCCCGAAGTGCCAAAATCCTGGGGATCGACCGCTCCACGCTCTACAGCAAAATCAAACGGTATAATATTGAAAAGATAACTTGA
- a CDS encoding ATP-binding protein, giving the protein MQQQPSIISIGLVGGGDLCKEILEKTTAVYEQAEMVAPILAVADPDPESPGRKLASQLGLLTFDDYKQLYDRRYSIHLIIILTPETDIFENILATRPSRIRILSYHVFRMFWKAIGKEEQKLRERTEEMETILNGIDDFILVITPEMEILEANESFFDKMNYTPADVIGKKCHQVYHKIDHPCNDGRTDCPLQGVVRNKRHVRQIQTRVMPDGQNRYYEVNIYPIWEKDGKVSKFIHISRDITQHRKEEEEITRRLEQMVDDRTRQLKETHKKLLHQDKMASLGKLSASVVHEINNPIAGILNLIMLMKRMVEEDTIGAEQIERFNQYLTLMETETRRTSRIVSNLLAFSRQSKMELKSVSLNRLIEQTLFLNANLLKISGVKVETKLDPDLPDLIGSEDQLQQVFMNLVSNAAEAMESKGGGRLHIETRHSLRDDKLVVDVKDTGVGIPDKNMSKLFEPFFTTKKKGKGVGLGLSVAYGIIQEHGGSIYVESNTDEGTHFNVKLPLKPATEKLDSQGGFSE; this is encoded by the coding sequence ATGCAGCAACAACCTTCAATCATCAGTATCGGTTTGGTCGGCGGCGGCGACCTGTGCAAGGAAATTCTTGAAAAAACAACCGCCGTCTACGAACAGGCCGAAATGGTGGCCCCTATATTGGCGGTGGCCGATCCGGATCCGGAGAGTCCCGGCCGTAAGCTCGCCAGCCAATTGGGACTGCTGACCTTTGACGACTACAAACAGCTTTATGATCGGCGCTACAGCATCCATCTGATCATCATCCTGACCCCGGAAACCGACATTTTCGAAAATATTTTGGCTACCCGACCATCCCGCATACGGATTTTGTCCTATCATGTGTTCCGCATGTTTTGGAAGGCCATCGGTAAAGAGGAGCAAAAGCTGCGCGAGCGAACCGAGGAAATGGAAACCATCCTCAACGGTATCGATGATTTTATTCTGGTCATTACCCCTGAGATGGAAATATTAGAAGCCAATGAATCGTTTTTTGACAAAATGAACTATACCCCCGCTGATGTCATTGGTAAAAAATGCCACCAAGTATATCATAAAATCGATCATCCCTGTAATGATGGCCGCACGGATTGCCCCTTGCAGGGTGTGGTGCGCAACAAACGCCATGTTCGTCAAATCCAGACCCGCGTCATGCCCGATGGTCAAAATCGATATTATGAAGTCAACATTTATCCCATCTGGGAAAAAGACGGTAAAGTTTCCAAATTTATTCACATCAGCCGGGATATTACGCAACACCGCAAAGAAGAGGAAGAAATCACCCGTCGTCTGGAACAAATGGTTGATGATCGCACCCGGCAACTTAAAGAAACACACAAAAAATTGCTCCACCAGGATAAAATGGCGTCTTTGGGCAAACTTTCGGCTTCCGTGGTCCATGAAATCAACAACCCCATCGCCGGAATTCTCAATTTGATCATGCTGATGAAACGGATGGTTGAGGAAGATACCATCGGCGCGGAACAGATCGAGCGGTTTAACCAGTATCTGACCCTGATGGAAACCGAAACACGACGCACCAGCCGTATTGTGTCCAACCTTTTGGCCTTCTCACGCCAGTCTAAAATGGAGCTCAAAAGTGTTAGCCTCAATCGTCTGATCGAACAGACGCTTTTCCTAAACGCCAACCTGCTAAAAATCAGTGGCGTTAAGGTGGAAACCAAGCTTGACCCAGACTTGCCGGATCTCATCGGCTCTGAGGACCAACTTCAGCAGGTGTTCATGAACCTGGTGTCTAATGCCGCCGAAGCCATGGAATCCAAAGGAGGTGGCCGATTGCACATTGAAACCCGGCATTCGCTGCGCGACGACAAATTGGTAGTTGATGTTAAAGACACCGGTGTCGGTATTCCGGACAAAAATATGTCAAAACTGTTTGAACCCTTTTTTACGACCAAAAAAAAAGGCAAGGGTGTGGGGCTGGGCCTGTCGGTCGCCTATGGCATTATACAGGAGCACGGCGGTTCCATTTATGTGGAATCGAATACCGACGAGGGTACCCATTTTAACGTAAAGTTGCCATTAAAACCGGCTACAGAGAAACTTGATTCCCAGGGAGGTTTCAGTGAGTAG